In Lemur catta isolate mLemCat1 chromosome 1, mLemCat1.pri, whole genome shotgun sequence, one DNA window encodes the following:
- the LOC123621802 gene encoding rho GTPase-activating protein 11A-like isoform X4 has protein sequence MDSGNLAVIFAPNLLQTSEGHEKMSANTEKKLRLQAAVIQTFIDNASDIGHVPDFILEKIPAMLGIDGLCATPSLEGFEEGEYETPGEHKRKRRQSVGDFVSGALNKFKSNRTPSITPQQERIAQLSVSPVILTPNAKRKLPVDSSHGFSSKKRKSIKHNFNFELLPSNLFSSSSTPVSVHIDTSSEGSSQSSFSPVALSGNHLISTGVPRRSKRIAGKKVCRVESGKAGCFSPKIGRKENVRRSLRLKFSLGKNSRDVNGCSGVNRCENVGRRLANQQSLKNRIESVKTGLRFSPDADERLPRKGSKKISKSEENLLTPKRLDGTNYRMSWTGPSNSSFQEIDANEASSIVGSLEVESSSLEPDITVEKSPATSYELTASDLHNKHNTNVMGSSLSGDENTLTTETLVKIQKAFSESGSNLHALINHRQSSVTNMEKVKLNETSYLEYSPEKNLFETKDLTVIESKENYEHHIGEDENHISERDFSPHQTQKFDREAAVKCYSIQVKVEHEKDNHSNIPKDYFSKQEFSSDEQIKKQQYPRDKLNTELKENENMIEENSLKCAASREDEASSSSSQQSTCIITNLSKPRPMRIAKQQSLVETYDKTSSESLQMTEHGKVSDHIQWFNKLSLNEPNRTKVKSPLKFQRTPVRQSVRRINSLLEYGRQPIRHKLMSLGDAASPLIKSVSCDSALSSCIENTSKDSFASCTKSCPQEQKCISCEQSNIDAISKSSKELTSKSFLKMKRHPDSVNASVRSTRVYEQEMISDGQVKIPLDDLTNHDMSKSVVNNNMSSFPGINKRVLRKPSEKERVWYKGSPKNPMGKTQLLPTSKPVDL, from the exons ATGGACAGCGGCAATCTTGCGGTAATATTTGCACCAAATCTTCTTCAGACAAGTGaaggacatgaaaagatgtcTGCTAACACAGAGAAAAAGCTACGATTACAGGCTGCAGTAATACAGACTTTCATTGATAATGCATCAGATATTG GACATGTACCAGATTTTATTCTGGAAAAGATACCTGCTATGTTGGGTATTGATGGCCTCTGTGCTACTCCATCACTGGAAGGCTTTGAAGAAGGTGAATATGAAACTCCTGGTGAACATAAGAGAAAACGAAGACAAAGCGTAGGAG attttgtGAGTGGAgcacttaataaatttaaatctaaCAGAACACCTTCTATTACACCTCAACAGGAAAGAATTG CCCAGCTATCTGTATCACCAGTGATTCTTACACCAAATGCTAAGCGTAAACTGCCAGTAGATTCATCTCATGGTTTCTCAAGTAAGAAAAGGAAGTCCATCAAGCACAATTTTAACTTTGAGCTATTGCCGAGTAATCTCTTCAGTAGCAGTTCTACACCAGTATCAG TTCACATTGATACAAGCTCAGAAGGGTCATCTCAGAGTTCATTCTCTCCTGTAGCCCTCAGTGGAAATCATTTGATCAGTACAGGTGTGCCAAGGAGAAGTAAAAGAATTGCAGGCAAAAAAGTTTGCAG GGTGGAATCAGGAAAAGCAGGCTGCTTCTCTCCTAAAATCGGTCGTAAAGAAAATGTTCGAAGATCTCTTCGTTTGAAATTTAGTCTAGGGAAAAACAGCAGAGATGTA aaTGGATGTTCTGGTGTCAATAGATGTGAAAATGTTGGCCGACGACTTGCAAAtcaacaaagtttaaaaaataggattGAGTCTGTAAAAACAGGTCTGCGTTTTAGTCCAGATGCTGATGAAAGGTTACCAAGGAAAG GTTCAAAAAAGATCAGTAAGTCTGAGGAAAACTTACTAACTCCCAAGCGACTAGATGGAACAAATTACCGGATGTCTTGGACAGGACCTAGTAATTCAAGTTTTCAAGAAATAGATGCAAATGAAGCTTCTTCAATAGTGGGAAGTCTTGAGGTAGAAAGCTCCTCTTTGGAGCCTGACATTACGGTTGAAAAGTCACCTGCTACTTCATATGAACTTACTGCTTCTGATTTACACAATAAGCATAATACCAACGTAATGGGAAGTTCCCTTAGTGGGGATGAAAATACCTTGACCACAGAGACTTTGGTGAAAATTCAGAAAGCATTTTCTGAATCTGGAAGTAATCTTCATGCATTGATAAATCATAGGCAGTCATCAGTAACTAATATggagaaagtaaaattaaacGAAACATCTTACTTAGAATATAGCCCAGAGAAAAATCTATTTGAAACTAAAGATTTGACTGTAATAGAATCAAAGGAAAATTATGAACACCACATTGGTGAAGATGAAAATCATATTTCAGAAAGAGACTTTTCACCACATCAAACTCAAAAATTTGACAGAGAAGCAGCTGTAAAATGTTACTCAATTCAGGTGAAAGTGGAACATGAAAAAGACAATCATTCAAATATACCAAAAGATTATTTCAGCAAGCAAGAATTCTCCAGtgatgaacaaataaagaaacagcaGTATCCAAGGGATAAACTAAATACTGAATTAAAGGAGAATGAGAATATGATTGAAGAGAACTCACTGAAATGCGCAGCTTCTAGAGAGGATGAGGCTAGCTCCTCTTCCTCACAGCAGAGTACATGCATTATAACAAATTTGTCAAAACCTAGGCCTATGAGAATTGCTAAACAGCAGTCACTGGTGGAAACATATGATAAAACTTCCTCTGAAAGTTTACAAATGACAGAACATGGGAAGGTTTCAGATCACATACAGTGGTTTAACAAGCTTTCTTTAAATGAACCAAATAGAACAAAAGTTAAGTCACCTCTTAAGTTTCAGCGTACTCCTGTTCGTCAGTCTGTCAGAAGAATTAATTCTTTGTTGGAGTATGGCAGGCAACCTATAAGGCATAAGTTGATGAGTCTTGGTGATGCTGCTTCTCCTCTGATTAAATCAGTGAGCTGTGACAGTGCTCTTTCCTCTTGTATAGAAAATACATCAAAAGATTCCTTTGCTTCATGTACCAAATCATGTCCTCAAGAACAGAAGTGTATATCATGTGAACAGTCAAACATTGATGCAATTTCAAAGTCAAGCAAGGAGTTAACTTCTAAATCTTTCTTAAAGATGAAGAGACACCCAGATTCAGTGAATGCTTCTGTTAGGTCTACTAGAGTTTATGAACAGGAAATGATATCTGATGGCCAAGTTAAGATTCCCTTGGATGACCTGACTAATCATGACATGTCAAAATCTGTTGTAAATAACAATATGAGCTCTTTTCCTGGGATAAATAAGAGGGTCCTTAGGAAACCATCAGAAAAAGAAAGGGTCTGGTACAAAGGTTCTCCAAAAAATCCTATGGGAAAGACTCAACTACTACCAACAAGTAAACCTGTAGACTTGTAA
- the LOC123621802 gene encoding rho GTPase-activating protein 11A-like isoform X2: MWDQRLVRLALLQQLRAVYGIKVKGSRGQCDRRRHETAATEIGGKIFGVPFNALPHSVVPEYGHIPSFLVDACTSLQEHIHTEGLFRKSGSVIRLKALKNKLDHGEGCLSSAPPCDIAGLLKQFFRELPKPILPADLHEALFKAQQLGTEEKAKATLLLSCLMSDHTVNILKYFFNFLRNVSLRSSENKMDSGNLAVIFAPNLLQTSEGHEKMSANTEKKLRLQAAVIQTFIDNASDIGHVPDFILEKIPAMLGIDGLCATPSLEGFEEGEYETPGEHKRKRRQSVGDFVSGALNKFKSNRTPSITPQQERIAQLSVSPVILTPNAKRKLPVDSSHGFSSKKRKSIKHNFNFELLPSNLFSSSSTPVSALSGNHLISTGVPRRSKRIAGKKVCRVESGKAGCFSPKIGRKENVRRSLRLKFSLGKNSRDVNGCSGVNRCENVGRRLANQQSLKNRIESVKTGLRFSPDADERLPRKGSKKISKSEENLLTPKRLDGTNYRMSWTGPSNSSFQEIDANEASSIVGSLEVESSSLEPDITVEKSPATSYELTASDLHNKHNTNVMGSSLSGDENTLTTETLVKIQKAFSESGSNLHALINHRQSSVTNMEKVKLNETSYLEYSPEKNLFETKDLTVIESKENYEHHIGEDENHISERDFSPHQTQKFDREAAVKCYSIQVKVEHEKDNHSNIPKDYFSKQEFSSDEQIKKQQYPRDKLNTELKENENMIEENSLKCAASREDEASSSSSQQSTCIITNLSKPRPMRIAKQQSLVETYDKTSSESLQMTEHGKVSDHIQWFNKLSLNEPNRTKVKSPLKFQRTPVRQSVRRINSLLEYGRQPIRHKLMSLGDAASPLIKSVSCDSALSSCIENTSKDSFASCTKSCPQEQKCISCEQSNIDAISKSSKELTSKSFLKMKRHPDSVNASVRSTRVYEQEMISDGQVKIPLDDLTNHDMSKSVVNNNMSSFPGINKRVLRKPSEKERVWYKGSPKNPMGKTQLLPTSKPVDL, encoded by the exons ATGTGGGATCAGAGGCTGGTGAGATTGGCCTTGTTGCAGCAGCTTCGGGCCGTGTATGGCATTAAGGTCAAAGGTAGCCGTGGGCAGTGCGATCGCAGGAGACATGAAACAGCAGCCACGGAAATAGGG GGTAAAATATTTGGAGTACCTTTTAATGCATTACCCCATTCTGTTGTACCAGAATATGGACACATTCCAAG CTTTCTTGTTGATGCTTGCACGTCTTTACAAGAGCATATTCACACAGAGGGGCTTTTTCGGAAATCAGGATCTGTTATTCGTCTAAAAGCATTAAAA aataaactGGATCATGGTGAAGGTTGCCTATCTTCTGCACCACCTTGTGATATTGCAGGACTTCTTAAGCAGTTTTTTAGGGAATTGCCAAAGCCCATTCTTCCAGCTGATTTGCATGAAGCACTTTTTAAAGCTCAACAGTTAGGAACAGAGGAGAAGGCTAAAGCTACATTGTTGCTCTCCTGTCTTATGAGTGACCACACAGttaacatattaaaatacttctttaaCTTTCTCAGGAATGTTTCTCTAAG GTCCAGTGAGAATAAGATGGACAGCGGCAATCTTGCGGTAATATTTGCACCAAATCTTCTTCAGACAAGTGaaggacatgaaaagatgtcTGCTAACACAGAGAAAAAGCTACGATTACAGGCTGCAGTAATACAGACTTTCATTGATAATGCATCAGATATTG GACATGTACCAGATTTTATTCTGGAAAAGATACCTGCTATGTTGGGTATTGATGGCCTCTGTGCTACTCCATCACTGGAAGGCTTTGAAGAAGGTGAATATGAAACTCCTGGTGAACATAAGAGAAAACGAAGACAAAGCGTAGGAG attttgtGAGTGGAgcacttaataaatttaaatctaaCAGAACACCTTCTATTACACCTCAACAGGAAAGAATTG CCCAGCTATCTGTATCACCAGTGATTCTTACACCAAATGCTAAGCGTAAACTGCCAGTAGATTCATCTCATGGTTTCTCAAGTAAGAAAAGGAAGTCCATCAAGCACAATTTTAACTTTGAGCTATTGCCGAGTAATCTCTTCAGTAGCAGTTCTACACCAGTATCAG CCCTCAGTGGAAATCATTTGATCAGTACAGGTGTGCCAAGGAGAAGTAAAAGAATTGCAGGCAAAAAAGTTTGCAG GGTGGAATCAGGAAAAGCAGGCTGCTTCTCTCCTAAAATCGGTCGTAAAGAAAATGTTCGAAGATCTCTTCGTTTGAAATTTAGTCTAGGGAAAAACAGCAGAGATGTA aaTGGATGTTCTGGTGTCAATAGATGTGAAAATGTTGGCCGACGACTTGCAAAtcaacaaagtttaaaaaataggattGAGTCTGTAAAAACAGGTCTGCGTTTTAGTCCAGATGCTGATGAAAGGTTACCAAGGAAAG GTTCAAAAAAGATCAGTAAGTCTGAGGAAAACTTACTAACTCCCAAGCGACTAGATGGAACAAATTACCGGATGTCTTGGACAGGACCTAGTAATTCAAGTTTTCAAGAAATAGATGCAAATGAAGCTTCTTCAATAGTGGGAAGTCTTGAGGTAGAAAGCTCCTCTTTGGAGCCTGACATTACGGTTGAAAAGTCACCTGCTACTTCATATGAACTTACTGCTTCTGATTTACACAATAAGCATAATACCAACGTAATGGGAAGTTCCCTTAGTGGGGATGAAAATACCTTGACCACAGAGACTTTGGTGAAAATTCAGAAAGCATTTTCTGAATCTGGAAGTAATCTTCATGCATTGATAAATCATAGGCAGTCATCAGTAACTAATATggagaaagtaaaattaaacGAAACATCTTACTTAGAATATAGCCCAGAGAAAAATCTATTTGAAACTAAAGATTTGACTGTAATAGAATCAAAGGAAAATTATGAACACCACATTGGTGAAGATGAAAATCATATTTCAGAAAGAGACTTTTCACCACATCAAACTCAAAAATTTGACAGAGAAGCAGCTGTAAAATGTTACTCAATTCAGGTGAAAGTGGAACATGAAAAAGACAATCATTCAAATATACCAAAAGATTATTTCAGCAAGCAAGAATTCTCCAGtgatgaacaaataaagaaacagcaGTATCCAAGGGATAAACTAAATACTGAATTAAAGGAGAATGAGAATATGATTGAAGAGAACTCACTGAAATGCGCAGCTTCTAGAGAGGATGAGGCTAGCTCCTCTTCCTCACAGCAGAGTACATGCATTATAACAAATTTGTCAAAACCTAGGCCTATGAGAATTGCTAAACAGCAGTCACTGGTGGAAACATATGATAAAACTTCCTCTGAAAGTTTACAAATGACAGAACATGGGAAGGTTTCAGATCACATACAGTGGTTTAACAAGCTTTCTTTAAATGAACCAAATAGAACAAAAGTTAAGTCACCTCTTAAGTTTCAGCGTACTCCTGTTCGTCAGTCTGTCAGAAGAATTAATTCTTTGTTGGAGTATGGCAGGCAACCTATAAGGCATAAGTTGATGAGTCTTGGTGATGCTGCTTCTCCTCTGATTAAATCAGTGAGCTGTGACAGTGCTCTTTCCTCTTGTATAGAAAATACATCAAAAGATTCCTTTGCTTCATGTACCAAATCATGTCCTCAAGAACAGAAGTGTATATCATGTGAACAGTCAAACATTGATGCAATTTCAAAGTCAAGCAAGGAGTTAACTTCTAAATCTTTCTTAAAGATGAAGAGACACCCAGATTCAGTGAATGCTTCTGTTAGGTCTACTAGAGTTTATGAACAGGAAATGATATCTGATGGCCAAGTTAAGATTCCCTTGGATGACCTGACTAATCATGACATGTCAAAATCTGTTGTAAATAACAATATGAGCTCTTTTCCTGGGATAAATAAGAGGGTCCTTAGGAAACCATCAGAAAAAGAAAGGGTCTGGTACAAAGGTTCTCCAAAAAATCCTATGGGAAAGACTCAACTACTACCAACAAGTAAACCTGTAGACTTGTAA
- the LOC123621802 gene encoding rho GTPase-activating protein 11A-like isoform X3, whose amino-acid sequence MNVSLRSSENKMDSGNLAVIFAPNLLQTSEGHEKMSANTEKKLRLQAAVIQTFIDNASDIGHVPDFILEKIPAMLGIDGLCATPSLEGFEEGEYETPGEHKRKRRQSVGDFVSGALNKFKSNRTPSITPQQERIAQLSVSPVILTPNAKRKLPVDSSHGFSSKKRKSIKHNFNFELLPSNLFSSSSTPVSVHIDTSSEGSSQSSFSPVALSGNHLISTGVPRRSKRIAGKKVCRVESGKAGCFSPKIGRKENVRRSLRLKFSLGKNSRDVNGCSGVNRCENVGRRLANQQSLKNRIESVKTGLRFSPDADERLPRKGSKKISKSEENLLTPKRLDGTNYRMSWTGPSNSSFQEIDANEASSIVGSLEVESSSLEPDITVEKSPATSYELTASDLHNKHNTNVMGSSLSGDENTLTTETLVKIQKAFSESGSNLHALINHRQSSVTNMEKVKLNETSYLEYSPEKNLFETKDLTVIESKENYEHHIGEDENHISERDFSPHQTQKFDREAAVKCYSIQVKVEHEKDNHSNIPKDYFSKQEFSSDEQIKKQQYPRDKLNTELKENENMIEENSLKCAASREDEASSSSSQQSTCIITNLSKPRPMRIAKQQSLVETYDKTSSESLQMTEHGKVSDHIQWFNKLSLNEPNRTKVKSPLKFQRTPVRQSVRRINSLLEYGRQPIRHKLMSLGDAASPLIKSVSCDSALSSCIENTSKDSFASCTKSCPQEQKCISCEQSNIDAISKSSKELTSKSFLKMKRHPDSVNASVRSTRVYEQEMISDGQVKIPLDDLTNHDMSKSVVNNNMSSFPGINKRVLRKPSEKERVWYKGSPKNPMGKTQLLPTSKPVDL is encoded by the exons AT GAATGTTTCTCTAAG GTCCAGTGAGAATAAGATGGACAGCGGCAATCTTGCGGTAATATTTGCACCAAATCTTCTTCAGACAAGTGaaggacatgaaaagatgtcTGCTAACACAGAGAAAAAGCTACGATTACAGGCTGCAGTAATACAGACTTTCATTGATAATGCATCAGATATTG GACATGTACCAGATTTTATTCTGGAAAAGATACCTGCTATGTTGGGTATTGATGGCCTCTGTGCTACTCCATCACTGGAAGGCTTTGAAGAAGGTGAATATGAAACTCCTGGTGAACATAAGAGAAAACGAAGACAAAGCGTAGGAG attttgtGAGTGGAgcacttaataaatttaaatctaaCAGAACACCTTCTATTACACCTCAACAGGAAAGAATTG CCCAGCTATCTGTATCACCAGTGATTCTTACACCAAATGCTAAGCGTAAACTGCCAGTAGATTCATCTCATGGTTTCTCAAGTAAGAAAAGGAAGTCCATCAAGCACAATTTTAACTTTGAGCTATTGCCGAGTAATCTCTTCAGTAGCAGTTCTACACCAGTATCAG TTCACATTGATACAAGCTCAGAAGGGTCATCTCAGAGTTCATTCTCTCCTGTAGCCCTCAGTGGAAATCATTTGATCAGTACAGGTGTGCCAAGGAGAAGTAAAAGAATTGCAGGCAAAAAAGTTTGCAG GGTGGAATCAGGAAAAGCAGGCTGCTTCTCTCCTAAAATCGGTCGTAAAGAAAATGTTCGAAGATCTCTTCGTTTGAAATTTAGTCTAGGGAAAAACAGCAGAGATGTA aaTGGATGTTCTGGTGTCAATAGATGTGAAAATGTTGGCCGACGACTTGCAAAtcaacaaagtttaaaaaataggattGAGTCTGTAAAAACAGGTCTGCGTTTTAGTCCAGATGCTGATGAAAGGTTACCAAGGAAAG GTTCAAAAAAGATCAGTAAGTCTGAGGAAAACTTACTAACTCCCAAGCGACTAGATGGAACAAATTACCGGATGTCTTGGACAGGACCTAGTAATTCAAGTTTTCAAGAAATAGATGCAAATGAAGCTTCTTCAATAGTGGGAAGTCTTGAGGTAGAAAGCTCCTCTTTGGAGCCTGACATTACGGTTGAAAAGTCACCTGCTACTTCATATGAACTTACTGCTTCTGATTTACACAATAAGCATAATACCAACGTAATGGGAAGTTCCCTTAGTGGGGATGAAAATACCTTGACCACAGAGACTTTGGTGAAAATTCAGAAAGCATTTTCTGAATCTGGAAGTAATCTTCATGCATTGATAAATCATAGGCAGTCATCAGTAACTAATATggagaaagtaaaattaaacGAAACATCTTACTTAGAATATAGCCCAGAGAAAAATCTATTTGAAACTAAAGATTTGACTGTAATAGAATCAAAGGAAAATTATGAACACCACATTGGTGAAGATGAAAATCATATTTCAGAAAGAGACTTTTCACCACATCAAACTCAAAAATTTGACAGAGAAGCAGCTGTAAAATGTTACTCAATTCAGGTGAAAGTGGAACATGAAAAAGACAATCATTCAAATATACCAAAAGATTATTTCAGCAAGCAAGAATTCTCCAGtgatgaacaaataaagaaacagcaGTATCCAAGGGATAAACTAAATACTGAATTAAAGGAGAATGAGAATATGATTGAAGAGAACTCACTGAAATGCGCAGCTTCTAGAGAGGATGAGGCTAGCTCCTCTTCCTCACAGCAGAGTACATGCATTATAACAAATTTGTCAAAACCTAGGCCTATGAGAATTGCTAAACAGCAGTCACTGGTGGAAACATATGATAAAACTTCCTCTGAAAGTTTACAAATGACAGAACATGGGAAGGTTTCAGATCACATACAGTGGTTTAACAAGCTTTCTTTAAATGAACCAAATAGAACAAAAGTTAAGTCACCTCTTAAGTTTCAGCGTACTCCTGTTCGTCAGTCTGTCAGAAGAATTAATTCTTTGTTGGAGTATGGCAGGCAACCTATAAGGCATAAGTTGATGAGTCTTGGTGATGCTGCTTCTCCTCTGATTAAATCAGTGAGCTGTGACAGTGCTCTTTCCTCTTGTATAGAAAATACATCAAAAGATTCCTTTGCTTCATGTACCAAATCATGTCCTCAAGAACAGAAGTGTATATCATGTGAACAGTCAAACATTGATGCAATTTCAAAGTCAAGCAAGGAGTTAACTTCTAAATCTTTCTTAAAGATGAAGAGACACCCAGATTCAGTGAATGCTTCTGTTAGGTCTACTAGAGTTTATGAACAGGAAATGATATCTGATGGCCAAGTTAAGATTCCCTTGGATGACCTGACTAATCATGACATGTCAAAATCTGTTGTAAATAACAATATGAGCTCTTTTCCTGGGATAAATAAGAGGGTCCTTAGGAAACCATCAGAAAAAGAAAGGGTCTGGTACAAAGGTTCTCCAAAAAATCCTATGGGAAAGACTCAACTACTACCAACAAGTAAACCTGTAGACTTGTAA